One Maribacter cobaltidurans genomic window carries:
- a CDS encoding MFS transporter, producing MNNDSQKLSVREKIGYSLGDLAANLVFQTLVTYLAYFYTDIYGLKANDASAVTLIVGLIAAFAFNPLMGLIADRTTSRWGKFRPWILWTAIPLGVTAMLAFSTPDFSYKGKVIYAVVTYTLLLLLYAANNLPYSALSGVITGNMKERNSLSAYRFIAVMGAQFFVQVFMYDLILKAGDGNKAAGMETVMTWLAIIGTIMLLITFFTTKERVVPKPDQKSSIKEDLGDLVKNKPWIIMLTVTTLVFVTLAMKGGSYVYYFENYVDQQSLNGFLNPLKGFLPTFENDTSLGLGVFNGGGILIGLIGIGLSKGLADKYGKRNVFAASLFISTLFIIAFYFFPPEAISIIYGAQILHMFFYGISTPILWTMIADVADFSEWKTNRRATAIIFSAMMVGLKGGLSIGSALVAWILGLYGYITKEAAVSGINTVQPESAIEATKLLVSIYPAIPFLIGVGLLFFYEINKKMELQIENELKLRR from the coding sequence ATGAACAACGATTCTCAAAAATTGTCCGTAAGGGAAAAAATTGGATATAGTTTAGGCGATCTAGCTGCCAATTTGGTTTTCCAGACCTTAGTTACTTATCTGGCCTATTTCTACACTGATATTTATGGGCTTAAAGCCAACGATGCTTCTGCTGTAACATTAATAGTAGGGCTTATTGCCGCTTTCGCATTTAACCCTCTAATGGGCTTGATAGCGGACCGTACAACAAGCAGATGGGGTAAATTTAGACCATGGATTCTATGGACCGCCATACCACTGGGCGTTACGGCGATGCTGGCTTTTAGTACGCCTGATTTCTCCTACAAGGGCAAAGTAATCTACGCAGTAGTTACCTATACACTTTTACTATTATTATATGCCGCTAACAACTTACCATATTCCGCACTAAGCGGAGTAATCACTGGTAACATGAAAGAACGGAACAGTTTGTCCGCATACCGGTTCATCGCCGTAATGGGCGCACAGTTCTTTGTACAAGTATTCATGTATGACCTAATCCTCAAGGCCGGAGATGGAAATAAGGCCGCTGGTATGGAAACGGTTATGACCTGGTTGGCTATTATTGGTACTATAATGTTGCTCATAACCTTTTTTACTACCAAAGAGCGGGTAGTACCCAAGCCGGATCAAAAATCGAGCATTAAGGAAGACCTAGGCGACTTGGTCAAAAATAAACCCTGGATTATAATGTTAACGGTGACTACATTGGTTTTTGTGACCTTGGCCATGAAGGGAGGCTCCTATGTATACTATTTTGAAAATTATGTGGACCAACAAAGCCTAAATGGATTTTTAAACCCTTTAAAAGGTTTTTTACCAACATTTGAAAATGACACTTCACTAGGATTGGGTGTTTTTAATGGTGGGGGGATATTAATAGGATTAATAGGCATTGGTCTTTCAAAAGGACTTGCGGATAAATATGGCAAGAGAAACGTTTTTGCTGCGTCTCTGTTTATTTCAACTTTGTTTATCATCGCATTTTACTTTTTTCCGCCAGAAGCCATAAGTATAATTTACGGGGCACAAATATTACATATGTTCTTTTATGGTATTAGCACTCCTATTCTTTGGACAATGATTGCAGATGTGGCCGATTTCTCTGAATGGAAAACAAATCGTAGAGCCACCGCAATAATTTTTTCGGCCATGATGGTGGGCCTAAAAGGTGGATTAAGTATTGGAAGTGCCTTGGTCGCATGGATTTTAGGTCTATATGGATATATAACCAAAGAAGCAGCCGTTTCCGGTATAAACACAGTGCAACCTGAAAGTGCCATTGAAGCGACAAAACTCTTGGTAAGTATATACCCAGCAATACCCTTTCTGATAGGGGTAGGCTTGTTGTTTTTCTATGAAATCAACAAAAAAATGGAACTGCAGATTGAAAATGAATTGAAACTTAGAAGATAA
- a CDS encoding glycosyl hydrolase 115 family protein, whose product MTWLKEIKSTFINFLCFLFLCNNVFASDNVQYVVDQPVKGSFPLATKGNVASILLSENDFAGVKRVAGHLQNDLLKVTGLKPSTLLDKTTDEDYVVIAGTLGTSSLIDELVKKGKISGRELKGKWEKFITKVIKNPMPGIKNALVIAGSDKRGTIYGIYDLSNQIGVHPWHFWADVPIVKQNELHVLPGKHTKGEPKVKYRGLFINDEAPALTGWVNEHYGSFNSDFYDNVFELILRMGGNYVWPSMWRPRMFYEDDPRNGELAEEYGIVMGTSHHEPLTRAHEEWSHFGSGPWNFETNAEELKKFWRNGIERMGEKETLVTIGMRGDGDESMSEGTAIELLENVVKTQREIIEDVTGKPAEATPQIWALYKEVQDYYDNGMEVPEDVTLLLCDDNWGNLRKLPSLDAKPRKGGYGIYYHFDYVGGPRNYKWLNTNQIERTWEQMHLAYEHNVDQVWIVNVGDIKPMEFPLQFFMDYAWNPEAWNADNLNDYYNHWASEVFNGIETHVIADIMRKYTKYNARRKHELIDPNTFSLTNYNEADRIVDSYNSLAEKAEEIYSKLPIIYKDAFYQLVLFPVLASANLNELYISAAKNNYYAKQGRVSTNQYADRVEELFKKDAELTKFYHTELASGKWNHMMSQTHIGYNNWQEPRFNRIPETIKIDPSDNAEMGLTISNSEDWWSGDNEDAVLPIFDPVNNQEYFVEIFNRGKKSFEFDIKKDAEWIKLSETIGNLQDQKKISVTIDWKKAPKGKNTATILVSGAQKQIPVLIKINNYPKDNIKGFVENNGYIVIDAENFTNKKEPRDFEWKTVENLGKTGTSMISLPIQKGRVELTAKSPKLSYDIHLASAGKVKVQMLFSPTINYASRQGMYFGLSFDNQSPRLINYDADPTIFNYNGKVPENWHNDVGNNIKTITAEFDIEAPSNHTLNYFRVDEGLVLQRIIIETENSNLKESYLGPRESAKLD is encoded by the coding sequence ATGACCTGGTTAAAAGAAATCAAGAGTACTTTTATAAATTTTTTATGCTTCCTTTTTCTTTGCAATAATGTTTTTGCTTCGGATAATGTCCAATACGTTGTAGACCAACCTGTAAAAGGTAGTTTCCCTCTGGCCACCAAGGGTAATGTGGCTTCCATTTTGTTGAGTGAAAATGATTTTGCCGGTGTTAAACGGGTAGCTGGACACCTTCAAAATGACTTGCTTAAGGTAACCGGTCTAAAACCAAGCACTTTGTTGGATAAGACAACCGATGAAGATTATGTTGTCATCGCAGGTACCCTTGGTACTAGTTCCCTTATAGATGAACTGGTGAAAAAAGGAAAAATATCCGGAAGGGAGCTTAAAGGAAAATGGGAGAAGTTTATTACCAAAGTGATAAAAAACCCAATGCCTGGTATCAAAAATGCCTTGGTCATTGCCGGAAGTGACAAAAGAGGTACCATCTACGGTATCTATGACCTATCCAATCAGATTGGTGTTCATCCTTGGCATTTCTGGGCAGATGTTCCTATTGTAAAACAAAATGAACTTCATGTACTTCCTGGTAAACACACAAAAGGGGAACCAAAGGTAAAATATCGTGGTCTGTTTATAAATGATGAAGCTCCTGCGCTTACCGGTTGGGTAAATGAACATTATGGTTCATTTAATTCAGATTTTTACGATAACGTTTTCGAACTTATTTTAAGGATGGGAGGAAACTATGTATGGCCTTCCATGTGGAGACCAAGAATGTTCTACGAAGATGACCCAAGAAATGGAGAGTTGGCAGAGGAATATGGTATCGTGATGGGCACTTCCCACCACGAACCGTTGACAAGGGCCCATGAAGAATGGTCCCATTTTGGAAGTGGACCATGGAATTTCGAAACCAATGCTGAAGAATTAAAGAAATTTTGGAGAAATGGTATCGAACGCATGGGAGAAAAAGAAACATTGGTCACCATAGGCATGCGGGGCGATGGAGACGAATCCATGAGCGAAGGTACCGCGATTGAATTGTTGGAAAACGTGGTGAAAACACAACGTGAAATTATTGAAGATGTGACTGGAAAACCTGCTGAGGCCACACCCCAAATCTGGGCACTCTATAAGGAAGTACAGGATTACTATGATAATGGCATGGAGGTACCAGAGGACGTGACCCTCCTCTTGTGCGACGACAATTGGGGCAATCTTAGAAAGCTGCCTAGTTTGGATGCCAAGCCTAGAAAGGGAGGATATGGTATTTATTATCATTTCGATTACGTTGGCGGACCTAGGAACTATAAATGGCTTAACACCAATCAAATAGAAAGAACTTGGGAGCAAATGCATCTTGCCTACGAGCACAACGTCGATCAAGTATGGATTGTAAATGTTGGCGACATCAAACCTATGGAGTTTCCACTACAATTTTTCATGGATTACGCTTGGAACCCAGAAGCATGGAATGCGGATAACTTGAATGACTACTACAACCATTGGGCGAGTGAGGTTTTCAACGGGATAGAAACTCATGTCATAGCTGATATAATGAGAAAATACACCAAATACAATGCAAGAAGAAAGCACGAACTCATTGACCCAAATACCTTTAGCCTTACCAATTATAACGAAGCCGACCGTATAGTAGATTCTTATAACTCGCTTGCCGAAAAGGCAGAAGAAATCTACTCTAAACTTCCAATAATTTATAAGGATGCCTTTTACCAATTGGTCTTGTTTCCGGTTTTGGCCAGCGCAAACTTAAACGAACTCTATATCAGTGCTGCTAAAAACAATTATTACGCCAAACAAGGCAGGGTCTCTACGAATCAATACGCAGATAGGGTTGAAGAACTTTTTAAGAAAGATGCAGAGCTCACCAAATTTTACCATACGGAATTGGCAAGTGGTAAATGGAACCATATGATGTCCCAAACCCATATAGGATATAATAACTGGCAGGAGCCAAGATTCAACAGGATACCAGAAACGATAAAGATAGACCCATCGGACAATGCCGAGATGGGATTAACTATTTCAAACTCGGAGGATTGGTGGTCCGGTGATAATGAAGATGCCGTACTACCCATTTTTGACCCCGTTAACAATCAAGAATATTTTGTGGAAATATTCAATCGGGGTAAGAAAAGTTTTGAATTCGATATTAAAAAGGATGCCGAATGGATAAAACTTTCTGAGACCATAGGCAATCTCCAAGACCAAAAAAAGATAAGTGTCACTATTGATTGGAAAAAAGCTCCAAAAGGAAAAAATACCGCGACTATACTAGTTTCTGGTGCCCAAAAGCAAATTCCTGTATTAATCAAAATCAATAATTATCCTAAAGACAATATAAAAGGTTTTGTAGAAAATAACGGATATATCGTTATAGATGCAGAGAATTTCACGAATAAAAAAGAACCAAGGGATTTTGAATGGAAAACAGTGGAAAACCTTGGTAAGACGGGTACTTCGATGATATCATTACCTATTCAAAAAGGTCGGGTTGAACTAACTGCAAAATCCCCAAAACTATCATACGATATTCACCTTGCAAGTGCGGGGAAAGTTAAGGTTCAAATGCTTTTTTCACCTACTATCAACTACGCTTCACGGCAAGGAATGTATTTTGGACTGTCATTTGACAATCAGTCTCCAAGATTGATCAATTATGACGCCGACCCTACCATTTTTAATTATAATGGAAAAGTACCAGAAAATTGGCATAATGATGTTGGAAACAATATTAAAACAATCACAGCTGAATTTGATATAGAAGCACCTAGCAACCACACTTTGAATTACTTTAGAGTGGATGAAGGTTTGGTGCTCCAAAGAATTATTATAGAAACGGAAAACAGTAATTTAAAAGAGTCTTACTTAGGACCCAGGGAGAGTGCAAAATTAGATTAG
- a CDS encoding endo-1,4-beta-xylanase: protein MKITMGKSAFYLMITAIMLTAVGCNKKAEEPSTSKTLRETYEDAFYIGTALNRFQIEETDSTMASIVGEEFSSITAENIMKSVNIHPSKDTLNFELADKFVALGEKYDMFIHGHTLIWHSQLSPWFGSIEDSLEFATFTEKHVKDIASHYKGRIDSWDVVNEALNEDGTLRNSIFLQKMGEDYLASAFKWTAEVAPDADLYYNDYNMTNSDKRQGAIKMVKKILDQGIKVDGIGMQGHWHLNYPSIEEIEQSILDYAALGVKVAVTELDISVLPNPWDLEGAEISQNFENGEGMNPYAEGLPDSVQLKLANRYKDIFALFLKHKDKISRVTFWGVSDRQSWLNGFPIRGRTNYPLLFDRDLKPKAAYDSIISLKRQFDKSRIPTN, encoded by the coding sequence ATGAAAATAACCATGGGAAAATCAGCATTTTATTTAATGATAACAGCCATAATGCTTACGGCAGTCGGCTGCAACAAAAAAGCAGAAGAACCGTCCACTTCAAAAACGCTAAGGGAAACCTATGAGGATGCCTTTTACATAGGAACTGCATTGAACCGTTTTCAGATTGAGGAAACAGATTCTACTATGGCTAGCATTGTAGGTGAAGAGTTCAGCAGCATTACTGCGGAAAATATCATGAAATCTGTTAATATACACCCGAGTAAGGATACGCTTAATTTTGAATTGGCGGACAAGTTCGTGGCTTTGGGGGAGAAATACGATATGTTTATCCATGGACACACCCTAATCTGGCACAGCCAATTGTCTCCATGGTTCGGCTCAATAGAGGATAGTCTTGAATTTGCTACGTTTACAGAGAAACACGTAAAAGATATTGCATCGCACTATAAGGGTAGAATTGATTCCTGGGATGTCGTCAATGAAGCACTTAATGAGGATGGCACATTGCGAAACTCCATTTTTTTGCAGAAAATGGGAGAGGATTATTTAGCGTCTGCCTTTAAGTGGACTGCGGAAGTGGCTCCAGATGCGGATTTATATTACAACGATTATAATATGACCAATTCCGATAAAAGACAGGGAGCTATAAAAATGGTAAAGAAGATATTGGATCAGGGCATAAAGGTCGATGGTATTGGTATGCAGGGTCATTGGCATTTGAACTATCCATCTATAGAAGAAATAGAACAAAGTATTTTGGATTATGCGGCCCTTGGCGTAAAAGTGGCAGTAACGGAATTAGATATCAGCGTTTTGCCCAACCCTTGGGATTTAGAGGGTGCGGAAATAAGCCAAAATTTTGAAAACGGGGAAGGAATGAATCCGTATGCGGAAGGTTTACCAGACTCTGTCCAGTTAAAACTAGCAAATAGATATAAGGATATATTTGCACTTTTTCTTAAGCATAAGGATAAAATAAGTAGGGTTACTTTTTGGGGTGTAAGCGATAGGCAATCTTGGTTGAACGGCTTTCCTATTAGAGGTAGGACTAATTATCCGTTGCTGTTTGACAGAGACTTGAAGCCCAAGGCAGCTTATGACAGTATAATTTCCTTGAAAAGACAGTTTGACAAAAGTAGAATACCAACCAATTAA